One Pseudorasbora parva isolate DD20220531a chromosome 8, ASM2467924v1, whole genome shotgun sequence DNA window includes the following coding sequences:
- the trmt9b gene encoding probable tRNA methyltransferase 9B yields MDEAASQLERDHVHSVYERIAPYFNDSRYKAWPKVKQFLLETEPGSIVADVGCGNGKYLHINDEIFKLGCDVCRPLVDSAWSQGHEVQLCDGLRLPYRDGCFDAVLSIAVIHHMSTKERRIRAIKEMARTLRVGGRIMIYVWAMEQKRRKFEKQDIFVPWNPNPPFSPSLRVTGRTRHRVSGTQSISDDSASSDKHRKVKSTSSMVDEGDLISPSQQKQQRLWFFSRSLDSVLDFGSLAMSRSSSSTLQTPVDEVTESRSRQASSRGLFRQMSSLFSSSSRTSLEEDVFISDAHEQVHKIDNRRAGNGNETVPVELVHDCASVPLPDLVSYQRDQSNLEGHEEVDGKSSLQELLPRQESTASLLETEGMNGQISEQMKDSCLRYYHVFREGELPQLIQNHIDELHVLHTYLDHANWCVVAEKVQVWKV; encoded by the exons ATGGACGAGGCTGCCAGCCAGCTGGAGAGAGACCATGTTCACAGTGTGTACGAGAGGATCGCACCCTACTTCAACGACAGCCGCTACAAAGCTTGGCCCAAGGTCAAACAGTTCCTGTTAGAGACTGAGCCCGGCAGCATCGTGGCTGATGTTG GATGTGGAAATGGCAAATATCTGCACATCAATGATGAAATCTTCAAGTTGGGCTGTGACGTGTGTCGTCCATTGGTGGACTCTGCATGGAGTCAAGGTCACGAGGTGCAGCTCTGCGATGGCCTGCGTTTACCCTACAGAGACGGCTGTTTTGACGCAGTCCTCTCCATTGCAG TCATCCACCACATGTCCACCAAAGAACGGCGTATCCGAGCAATAAAAGAGATGGCACGCACCCTGCGTGTGGGAGGGCGGATCATGATTTACGTTTGGGCCATGGAGCAGAAGAGGCGCAAGTTTGAGAAGCAGGATATCTTCGTTCCCTGGAACCCCAATCCCCCTTTTTCTCCTTCCCTCAGAGTAACCGGCCGAACCCGACATCGAGTCAGCGGAACCCAAAGCATCAGCGACGACAGTGCTTCCAGTGACAAGCACAGGAAAGTGAAAAGCACATCCTCCATGGTGGACGAGGGCGACTTGATCAGCCCCAGTCAGCAGAAACAACAGAGGCTTTGGTTCTTCTCCAGATCTTTGGATTCTGTGCTGGATTTCGGCAGCCTGGCCATGTCTCGCTCCTCTTCCAGCACTTTACAAACTCCTGTGGATGAAGTGACGGAAAGCAGAAGCCGACAAGCTAGTAGTCGAGGCCTCTTCAGGCAGATGTCCAGCCTCTTTTCATCCTCTTCCAGAACCAGTCTAGAAGAAGACGTCTTCATCTCAGATGCTCACGAACAGGTCCATAAAATCGACAACAGAAGAGCTGGGAATGGAAATGAGACTGTTCCTGTGGAGCTTGTCCATGATTGTGCCTCAGTTCCACTGCCCGACTTGGTGTCCTACCAGAGGGATCAGTCTAATCTTGAAGGACACGAGGAGGTAGATGGAAAATCAAGCCTACAAGAGCTTTTGCCAAGGCAGGAAAGCACAGCGTCTCTTCTTGAAACTGAGGGGATGAATGGACAGATCAGCGAACAGATGAAGGACTCTTGTCTGCGGTACTACCACGTATTCAGGGAAGGAGAACTGCCACAGTTGATCCAAAACCATATTGATGAGCTCCATGTTCTGCACACATACTTGGACCACGCCAATTGGTGCGTGGTGGCTGAGAAGGTCCAAGTCTGGAAGGTTTAA